The sequence TGCTCGCGGCATACCTCGTCGATGTAGGTGATCAGGTGCCCCGCCGCCACCAGCGCGTCCTTGCGCATTTCCATGGGCGTGGTGCCGCTGTGGTCGGCCTGGCCGCGGAACACCACCCGGAACCGGCTCGGGGCGGCGATGGCCGTCACCACGCCGATCTTCTTCTTCTTCGATTCGAGGATGGGACCCTGTTCGATGTGCAACTCGAGGTAGGCCTTGACGGTCTCGGGATCGCGTTTCAGCGAATCGAGGTTCTCCCGGTAGATGCCCAGGCTCGACAGCACGTCCTCCAGCCGGTTGCCGCCCGCGTCCACCGCGTTGGCGAAGTCCTCCATGGTGACGTCTCCCGCCACCAGGCTGCTCCCCAGGGTGGAGAACCCGAAACGGCTGGACTCCTCGCCCACGAAGCACACGCTCTCCAGCGGCGCCGGCACCGGAACGCCGCTCTCCTTGATGGTGCGCACCGCCTCCAGCGCGCCGATGACGCCCACCGGGCCGTCGTATCGCCCGCCCTGCACGACGGAATCCAGGTGCGACCCGGCCAGCACCGCCGGTCCTTCCCGCTCGCCGGCCAGCCGTCCGAAGATGTTCCCCGCCGCATCCACGCGCACGTCCAGCCCGGCCTGGTTCATCAGGTGCACCAGCAACTGCCGCGAGCGCAACTCGTGCACCGAGAACACCAGCCGCGTGACCGAGCCGCCTTCGCCCAGGCCGATGCGCGAGACCGCGTTCAGGTCGCGCAACAGCCTGTCCTTGTTGATCTGTGGGATTTCCATGAACCGGCTCGAGGGTTGGGAGAGGGGGAATCGTAACAGGAAAGGCCGCACGGAAACAACGACTGGCAAAGGCTTCCCCGCCGTGTTAAGCAACCCCCGTTAACGCCGCCGCATCATCGACCCAGAGGAATCGCATCCATGTCAGAGACCGGAAAGAGAATCGCCGAGTTGCTGCTGAGCACGCAGTCCATCCAGGTGTACAGCGACAGGCCGTTCGTGTTCGTGTCGGGCCGGGTATCCCCGGTGTACATCGACTGCCGCCGGCTGCTGTCCTTCCCGGAGGCGCGGGACGAGATCCTCGAAGCCCTGGCGCAGATCGCGCGCCGCGACATCGGCCTCGACAACATGGACGTGGTGGCCGGCGGCGAGACCGCGGGCATCCCCTACGCCGCCTTCGTCTCCCACTACCTGCGCAAGCCCATGATCTACATCCGCAAGAACCCCAAGGGCTACGGCCACACCAACCAGATCGAGGGGGTTCTCGACGAGGGCCAGCGGGTGACCCTGGTGGAGGACCTCGTCACCGACGGCTTCAGCAAGCTCCGCTTCAACATCGGCGTGCGCGCCCAGAAGGCGCGCATCACCCACTGCCTGTGCGTCTTCGAGTACAGCTCCGACGCCCTCGACCTGCACGAGGGCAAGAAGAACCTCGCCGACCACGACATCAGCCTCCACACCCTCTCCAACTGGGACGACATCCTGAGCGCCGGCGCGGACACCGGGTTCTTCTCCGAAGACAGCCGCAACCAGATCCTCGACTTCCTCAAGGACCCGGGCAACTGGGGCCGGCGCATGGGCTTCGAGTAGCCAGCATCGCCCCGAGAACGTCGTCCCCAGGGAACAGTCCCCGTCAAGCCACCGCTCAAACAGGAAATAGAAAATGGCACGGCCGGTCTATACCGTCATTTTCGCGGAACAGGCTGTGTTAATACTGCACTTGACACAAAACGGCGCTGACACCCCTTAGCGTCATTCCCGCGAAAGCGGGAATCCAGGGGTGAGGAGGGGTCAATCCTCCTCGTAAATTTCCACATCCACCGGCTTCCCCCCCACCGGCATGTCCGGGCACGCGCTGAACGCCGCCAGCAGATCCCGCTCCGCGCGCATGTCCACGTTGGTCGGCGCCGCCGGCCGAACCGTTGTGTGCTGCATCAGCCCCGTCTTCCCGTCGATGATCATGTGCTGGAACAGGTTGAACGGGCTCGGCACGTCCTCCGGCGCGATGTCGTAGGGCGCCAGCGCCCCGGACAAGTTCTCCCAGCAGCCGTGGTCCGGGATCTCGTCATCCCGGTAGTCCCGATGGTAGTACTCCCGCAGCCGCCCCTCTTCCTTGGCCAACTGGAAGCGGTGGCCGCTGCACATGCCCTTCTGCAGGTCGTGGGTCCCCTCCTCGAAGGTATCCGCCACGATAGTCATGAAGTGCCGGTTGTCCCGGGACATCAGCTTGTCGCCGGTGCTCAGGAAAATCTTCCCGTTGTAAACCTTGGTGCGGGCCTGGTCGAACCGCTCCCGCAGGTTGTCCCGGTCCAGCACCAGGAAGTCCACCGTGGACATGGCGATGATGCGGATGGTCTGCCCCTTCTTGAGGTCCCCGGACCAGCCGGTGTTGGCGGGGACGTGCTCGCTGAGTACCTTTTTCATATCGGCCCTCCTTCAGAGCCGAACTGTGGCCCGCCGAGCGGGGATTTTCAACACCTCGGCAGAAACTTGCGTTATTCGTTTATCTCGACTAAGGTAAGTTAACTAAGTCCGTGGAGTGTCGTATGCGTACCATCAACATGCATGAAGCCAAGACGCACCTCTCGCGTCTCGTGGAGGCCGCCGCCAACGGTGAACCGTTCATTATCGCACGCGCGGGCAAGCCATTGGTCAAAGTCGTTGCGGTGGAGGCACCGCGCCCCGGAGCCATGCGGCGGATTGGTTTTCTGGAGGGAAAGGTCTCGGTCCCCGAGGACTTCGACCGTATCGGCTCCGCCGAGATCGAAGCGCTGTTCGAGGGCAAGGAGTGAAGCTCCTTCTCGACACCCACGTGTTGCTGTGGGCAGCGGGAGCGGCGGAACGCCTACCGGACGAAGCCCGCATGCTCCTCGAAGACCCGGAGACGCAGCCGGTGGTCAGTGTCGCATCGCTGTGGGAGGTCGCCATCAAGAGTTCGATCGGACGCCCGGATTTTCAATGTGATCCACACTTGCTGCGTCGAGGATTGTTGGAAAACGGCTATGCGGAACTGGCGGTGAACGGCGCCCATGCCGTGGCCGTGGCGTTGTTGCCGCAACTCCACAAAGATCCGTTCGACCGGCTTCTGGTCGCCCAGGCCCAGGTTGAAGGTATCACCTTGCTGACCGCCGACGAGGCCGTCGGGCGTTACCCGGGCCCGATCCGGCTGCTGTGAGATGGTCCGGGTTTCTTGGTCAGGATGGCGGCAAAGTCAAGGTGTATTCCGGGTAATGGATCATGCCGCCAGAGTCCTGTTTGACATGTCCTGCGGTTACGGTTGGCGCGGCAGGGAAGTGGGCAACGGCGGACGGTGCGAGTCGCCCGTCCGGATGCAACGTGTCACAATGCGCCCATGCGCTTCTTCAACACCACCGGGCCGGTCCAGTCCGAGAAGCACTACAGCATCCCGCCGCTGAGCCGGCTCGACATCGAAGACGTGCTGACCCTCATTCGCGACGAGCGCTACTTCGTGCTGCGCGCGCCGCGGCAAACCGGCAAGACCTCCGCCCTGCTGGCGTTGCGGGACCTGCTGAACAGCGGCGCCGAGGGCGATTACCGTTGCGTCTACGCCAACGTCGAGGCGGCGCAGGCTGCGCGCGAAGACACCGAGAAGGCCATGCGTGCCATTCTGGGCGAGCTGGCATCCTGGGCGCGCTCGACGCTGGGCGACGAAACGCTGGCTGATGTATGGCCCGGCATTCTTGCCGAGGCGGGCCCGGCCGGGGCGCTCCGCGAGGTGCTGAGCCGCTGGTCCGAGGCCGACCCGAGGCCGCTGGTGCTGCTCATCGACGAGATCGACGCGCTAGTGGGCGATTCCCTGCTGTCGGTGTTGCGCCAGCTTCGGGCGGGATATGTGCGGCGCCCGAAGAGCTTTCCGCAGAGCGTCGTCCTGTGCGGCGTGCGCGACGTGCGCGACTACCGCATCCATTCCAGCGCCGAGAAGGAGATCATCGCCGGCGGGAGCGCGTTCAACATCAAGGCCGAGTCGTTGCGTATGGGGGATTTCTCCGAGACCCAGGTGCGCGGGCTGCTGGCCCAGCATACGGCAGAGACGGCCCAGGTGTTCACCGAGGATGCCCTGGCGGAGGTGTGGACGCTCACCCGCGGCCAGCCGTGGCTGGTCAACGCGCTCGCCTACGATGTCTGCTTCCGCAACAAGGCGGGCCGGGACCGCGGCCGGGCCATCGACGCGGGCGAGGTCACCGAAGCCCGGGAACGCCTCATCGCGCGCCGGGAGACCCACCTGGACCAGTTGGCGGACAAGCTCCAGGAAGAACGGGTGCGCCGGGTGGTGGGACCGTTGCTGAGCGGCGGGGATGAGCGGGAGTTCTCGGCCCGCGACATTGAATACGTCCGGGACCTGGGCTTGATCGCCAGCGACGGTCTGCTGCGCATCGCCAATCCCATCTACGCCGAGGTAGTGCCGCGGGAGCTCACCTATGCCGCCCAGGCCGGGCTGGTGGAAGAGACCGCCTGGTACCTGGACGCCGACGGAGGCCTGGAGGTGGGTAAGCTGCTCACGGCCTTTCAGGAGTTCTTCCGCGAGCATTCCGAGCACTGGGTGGCGCGGTTCGACTACCGGGAGGCCGAGCCGCAGCTTCTCTTGCAGGCGTTCCTGCAGCGGGTGGTGAACGGCGGAGGCCGCATCGAGCGGGAATACGGCTTGGGCCGGATGCGTACCGACCTGCTCATCGTATGGCCCCAGGGCGCGCGGACGCGCAAGTTCGTGATCGAGTGCAAGGTGCTGCACAAGAGCCTGGAGCGCACCATCGGCGACGGCCTGGAGCAGACCGCCGCCTACATGGACCGTTGCGCCGCGGAATCCGGTCACCTGATCATCTTTGACCGCGACGAGAGCCGGAGCTGGGAGGACAAGCTTTTCCACCGCCGCGAACTGGCCGGCGGCGTCGAGATCGAGGTGTGGGGCATGTGAGCCGCGTTAAACAGGACCGTGGCTTGTGGTCTGGTGGGGATGGATCTGCTGGTATACCGGTGCGGCGCCGTTTCAATCAACAAGGCGTTCGAACCATGTAGACAGACTTCACCTCACCTCTTTTGGTTCGCATCGCATCTTTTTTTGGCGATTTGGTGGAGGTCCCATTCCCTCTTCGAAACAGCGGTTTGCGTAACTCCATCCCAAAGTCCGGGAAGTTTTTTAGTTCCAATAGTTCCAAAGTAGATCTCGCACATTGTACGTAGAGTAGTGGGCATCGGCCATTCTCGTTTCTCGATTTGCGCGAGTTCACCGGTGATGATGACTTGGAGATCCGCAAACAGTGCGGCTTTGCCTCCGCTCCCCGTAAAGGCCGGGTTGGACACGAGAGAACGGAAGTCCTTCAAGATGTCTTCCAGCGTTCTTTTATAGCCTCGCTTGGCCTCGCGGTTTATATAAATCAGTTTTTCAGATTCGTTAGGATCCTTCATGATCACGTATTCGAGTGTCCTGAAGTAGCGGTATCCGACGTTATCGGCTAGGGCGTTTGTTTTGTGGATGGAGCGCGCCAACGATTGCTCCGTAGTGTTTATTGCAATTCTCCAAGATGCCACGGCAGAAAAGCCGGCCACTATGAGTGGAACTACGAGCCCCATAACCCATTTATTTTGCATGATCCCCTCCTTGCAGCCCATTTGAAGTCGAGTGTTGCCGACAATGAAAAAGGAACTCGAATAGTGCAAGAAAAAGGAATATTGTCAAGTCATTTCTACGGGTATCGGATCGGCGCACCGTGTTCCGACACACGTGCCGGTCGCGTTAGTTAGGGCAGCGAGAGATGGCCGTGATGAGCAAGAATCCCGACACAATGACCGTCGCAACTGCCGCCGGCTGACGTGAGCTGCTCGCGAAGCAGGCGATGGCGATCAGCGACGAGAAGAACGGCGTGGTGGCCCGTAAGGTCGCGGTGACCGCCCACACCGCCCTTGGGTGGGCGAGGTAACGGGCGCTGCCGGGCTGGATCAGCCCTACCAAGACGGAGATAGCAGTCCGGACGGAGGATACGGTCCCAGGGGAGCACGATCACGGCGAGGCTCCAGGGAGGACAGGACGTCGATGGCCGGGGAGACGACGATGGCGGGAATGGCGTTGGCGCCATCCCCTTCTTCAGGAGGATCAGGTTGATGGGAATGAAAAGCCCGCAGGCGAGGGCGAACGCGCGTCGTCCACGTACAGGCCGGCTTCACCGAGGACCTGCTGGCTGGTGTTTCTGTCGTGGTTTAGGGCCTGCGGAGGAGGTGTTAGAATGGCTCCTTGTCGAGAGCGCATTCGAGGCGAGTTGATCAAACTGCTGTACAAAGACGGTGCGCATGGACAGAATAGTTGTTGACCTACAGGGGTTCACTTCGGGAAGCCGTGTGTTGCGCGCACCCTCATTGCCGTACAGGATATCGTGGAACTGGTCGACGAGGAGATCCCTTTCGGTCAGATCATTTGTGACTGCTATCCCCAATCGAAGGTCGCGGACATCCATGCATGCATTCGATATGCAATTGCCTTGGTCGTGGCAGAGGACATCCACCTAAGGCCGACGCCGGCCTGAATGAGATTCTTGCTTGGGCGGAGAGGTGCCGGTTTCATCAGCGCCAACGCTCGACGGCCGTACAACGCCCCATCCCTTTGAATCCGCCCCCGCCTCACCTTATCGCTGTAATCATCACCACCCCCACCACGATCAACCCCGCCGCCACGACCTTCCGCGTCGTGATCACCTCCACGTCCCGCAGGAATATCGCCGAGAGCACCAGGCTGTAGAGCGGGCTCAGGCTCGCCAGCGGGGCGACGATGACGACGTCGGAGAGGTGCAGGGACATGAAGATGCTGGCGACACCCAGGGTCACGGAGCAGCCGGCCAGGATGAAGTAGCCCAGGGCGCGGCGGTGGAAGCGCACCATGGACCAGTTGCGCGAGACGGTCAGGGACAGGGCGATGGCGACGAGGGAGGTGCCGGTGGTGGTGGCGGCGCCGAGGATGGGGAGGCTGATGCCGGCGAGGCCGATCTTGCGGATGACCTGGGTGGAGCCGGCGACGAAGGCGCTGAGGAGCGGCAGCGTCACCAGGATGTTCATCCATGCGCCGCTCTTTTCCTCGCTCAGGCTCAGCAGGGTGATGCCGCCGACCACGAGGGCGGTGCCCGCGCCCACGGCCGGGGTGAGCTGCTCGCCCAGCACGGCGATGGCCAGGAGCGACGAGAACAGCGGCGTGGTGGCGCGGATCGGGGCGGTGACGGCCACCCCCACCTTCTCCACGCTCAGATAGGCGAGGAAGCGCGTGCCGCCGGGCTGGATCACGCCCACCAGCACGAAGATCAGCAGCTCGGGGCGGAGGATCTCGTCCCACGGCAGCACCGCCAGGACGAAGCTCCAGAAGCACAGCACGTTGATGGCGAGGGAGAGGAGGGTGGCGCTGATGGGATTGCCGTGGGCCAATCCCTTCTTGAGGAAGGTCAAGTTGACGGCGGTGAAGAAGCCGCAGGCGAGCGCGAAGGCTTCGGCCGGGATCACGTGAGAGAGGGTGGTCGGTCGGCCGGCGACCCGGACATCAGAACCGGATCACGGAGGCGCCCCAGGCGAAACCGGCGCCGAAGGCGTTCAGCAGCACGATGTCGCCGTCGGCGATGCGCCCCGCGCGGCGGACCTCGTCCAGCGCCACCGGGACCGAGGCGGCGGAGGTGTTGCCGTACTTGTCCAGGTTGACGACGACCTTGTCCATGGGAATCTCGAGGCGCGCGGCCAGGGCGGCGATGATCCGGCGGTTGGCCTGATGCGGCACCACCAGGGAGACGTCCTCCACGCCCAGGCCGGCCTCGGCGAGCACCCGCCGGCTGATGTCTTCCATGGACCGGACGGCGACCTTGAAGACTTCCTTGCCGTTCATGTAGATGGAGTGCTCGCGGTTTTCCACGGTCTCCCGCGTGGCCGGCTTCTTGGTGCCCCCGGCGCGGATGTAGAGCGTCTCGGCGTAGGAGCCGTCGGTCTGGAGCTGGGTGCTGAGGATGCCCCGGTCGCCGTTCTCGCCGGCACCCAACACCGCGGCGCCGGCGGCGTCGCCGAACAGGATGCAGGTGCTGCGGTCCTGCCAGTCGAGGTAGCGGCTGAGCACGTCGCTGCCCACCACCAAGGCGTTGTTGATGCGCCCGGAGCGGATGAACAGGTCCGCCACCGAGAGCGCGTTGAGAAAGCCCGAGCACGCGGCGTTCACGTCGAACGAGAACACCTCCTTGGCGCCGAGCTTGCCTTCGAGGACGCAGCCCAGGCTGGGGAACTGGTAGTCCGGCGTGCACGTGCCCGCGATGATGGCGTCCAGATCCGCGACGTCGAGGCCCGCGTTCTCCAGCGCCCGTTCCGAGGCCAGCAGCGCCAGGTCCGAGGTGGCCTTGCTGTCCTCCAGCCCCCGCCGTTCCCTGATGCCCGTGCGGGAGGTGATCCACTCGTCGCTGGTGTCCACTATCTTGGCCAGATCGTCGTTGGTGACGACCTTGGAGGGAAGGGCCGAACCCGTGCCCAGTATGACGCTTCGCGGTGCTGGCTGTGTCATGTCGCCTTCCTGAGCAGGATGCACGCGTTGGTGCCGCCGAATCCAAAGGAATTGGAAAGGGCGACCCGAATGTCCGCCTCCCGCGCCTGGTTGGATACGTAATCGAGATCGCAGTCGGGGTCGGGCGTCTCGTAGTTGATGGTGGGCGGCAACATGCCGTGGTGCAGCGCGAGCACGCTGTAGATGGCTTCCACCGCGCCGGCGGCGCCGAGCAGGTGGCCGGTCATGGACTTGGTGGAGCTGACGGCGAGTGCGCGGGCGTGCGCGCCGAACACGCTCTTGATGGCGGCGGTCTCGTTGGCGTCGTTGTAGGGGGTCGAGGTGCCGTGGGCGTTGATGTAGTCCACCTCCGCCGTCTCGACGCCGGCGTCCGCCAGGGTCAGCGCCATGCAGCGGGCGGCGCCTTCGCCCTCGGGAGCCGGAGAGGTGATGTGGTAGGCGTCGCCGTTGGTGCCGTAGCCGATCATCTCGGCGTAGATCGGCGCGCCGCGCCGCAGCGCGCGTTCGCGCTCCTCCAGCACCAGCATGCCCGCGCCCTCGGACATGACGAAACCGTCCCGCTCCTTGTCGAACGGCCGGCTCGCCTTCTCCGGCTCGTCGTTGCGCGTGGACAGCGCCTTCATGGCGGCGAACCCGCCCAGCCCCAGGGGAGTCGTGGCCGCTTCCGTGCCGCCGGCGATGACCGCGTCCTGCCGGCCTTCGCGGATCAGGTGGAAGGCCTCGCCCACGGCGTTGTTGCCGGACGCGCACGCCGAGGTGGGGGTCCAGTTGACGCCCTTGAGCCCGTGGCGGATAGCGATCTGGCCCGGCGCCAGGTTGGAGATGACCTTGGGGATGAAGAAGGGCGATATCTTGCGCGGCCCCTGCTTCAGGTACACTTCATGATAGTGCTCGATGGTGGCGATGCCGCAGAAGCCCACGCCCACGATGGACCCGGCGCGGAACGCTTCGTCGCCGCTCACGGAGAACCCGCTGTCCTCCACCGCCATTTGCGCGGCGGCCATGCCGTACTGCATGAACAGGTCCATCTTCTTGACTTCCCTGGCGTCGATGTAGTCCAGCGGGTTGAAATCGTCCACCTCGCCGCCGATGCGGCTGGCGAACGACTCGATGTCCTCGATGCGGGTGATGGGGCCGATGCCGGAGCGCCCGGCCTGAACCGCCTCCCAGTTGGCGGCCACGCCGATGCCCAGGGGGGTCAACATCCCCATGCCGGTGATGACGACTCTGCGTCCGTTGGGATTTGCCATGGTCTTTCTCAGGATGCCTTGCTCTACCAATACCGCTCGCGTATTTGAAGCACCTCCCGGATACGGGTCGCGATGCGCTCCCCGCCCGCCTCGAAGGAGGCGGCTTCCTCCGACTGCATGCACTCCAGCACGGTGGCCACGGAGTTGCGCAGCGCGGCGAGATCGTATCCGCCCTCCAACAGAAACGCGATCTTGCCGCCGGTGTGTTTCCGCGCCAGCTCCAGCAGCGCGTTGGCCATGACGCCGAAGCCGCGCTCGGTGACGCCCATGGCTGCCAGGGGGTCGTCGCGGTGCGAATCGAACCCGGCCGATACCAGCAGCCAGTCGGGCTCGTAGCGCTCGATGGCCGGGACGATGATGTCCCTGAAGACCGCCAGGTATTCCGCGTCGCCGCAGCCCGCCGGCAGCGGCACGTTCACCGTGTAGCCCTCTCCCCGGCCGCTGCCCACCTCGTCGGCGGCGCCGGTTCCCGGATAGTACGGGTACTGGTGCGTCGACAGGAACAGCACGGAAGGATCGTCGTAGAACGCGTCCTGCGAGCCGTTGCCGTGATGCACGTCCCAGTCCATGATGGCGACCCGCCGCGCACCGTGCTTCTCCTGGAGATAGCGGGCGCCGATCGCCACCGTGTTGAACAGGCAGAACCCCATGCCGCGGTTGCGCAGCGCGTGATGTCCCGGCGGCCGCGCCATGGCGAAGCCGTTGCCGTAGTCCGACGCGGCCACCGCGTCCAGCAGTTGCAGGAACCCGCCCACCGCCATCAGCGCCACCCCGAAGGAGTCCCGGCACGTGATGGTGTCGCCGTCGAGCGCGAACCGGTCGTGTTCGGAAGTCGAGCGCACGAGATCGATGTAGTCCGAACCGTGGCCCAGCTCCAGCTCCGCCTGCACCGCGCTGCGCAAAGGGAGCAGCTCGAAGCGGTCGCCGCCGCCCGCGACCTCGCCGGCGAGGTCGAGAAGCGTCTTGATCCGTTGCGGGTTCTCGGGGTGGTACGGACCCGGCTCGTGCTTGAGGAACACCGGGTCCGTGACGATGGCGGAAGGGCGCATGTTGATGGGCAACATACCATTGCGCAACAGACGGAGTCAAAGCGCGGGCGGTGCCGCGGCGCGCTCCGCGTCCCTCTTTGACTCCCCCCCGCAAATGCCTTAGCCTACCCTCTGGGAGTCGAAATGTTTGGTATCGGAATGCCCGAGTTGCTCTTGATCCTGGCCGTGGCCTTGATCGTCCTGGGGCCGAAGAAGCTGCCCGAGATGGCGCGCGCCCTGGGCCGGGGGCTGGCGGAGTTTCGCCGCACCACCGACGATATGAAACGCGAGCTGCAAACCGCCACGGATGAGCTCGAGACGCCTCCGCCTACCGAGAGCACGCATTCCGAGCCGTCCGGAGAAGGCCCCCCCGCCAATACCATATCTCCAGCGGGCGATCCCCCCACGAAAGAGTGAACGCGGACGAAGGAGCGGGCGCGGAGGAGAGTGTCGGCGCGGACGAAGCGGAGCGGCTGTCGCACGACGCCAGCATGCCGCTCACCGCGCACCTCGAGGAACTGCGCTCCCGTCTCATCAAGTCCGCCGTGACCGTGTTACTGGCCTTCCTGGCCTGTTACGCGGTGGCGGGCTGGCTCATCGCCTTCATGACCGCGCCCCTGCTCCGGCTCGAGGCCGCGGGTCTCACCGTCATCGGCACCGGCGTCGCCGAGGCCTTTTTCGCCAAGCTCAAGGTCGCGTTCGTGGCCGCGGTCTTCGTGGCGCTGCCGGTGCTCCTGTGGCACGCGTGGCAGTTCGTGGCGCCGGGCCTCTACAGCCGGGAAAAACGCTACGCCAGGGCGTTCGTGGTCTACGGCACGCTGTTTTTCCTGCTCGGGGCGGGCTTCTGCTACATCGTGATCTTCGACGTGGGCTACCGCTTCTTCCTGGAGCAGTATCAGCAACTGGACATCCGCCCGGCGATACGCGTGAGCGAGTATCTGGGGTTCTCGGCCAAGCTCATGCTGGCCTTCGGCGTCGTTTTCGAGTTGCCGGTGGTGGGGGTGTTCCTGGCGCGGGTGGGGCTCATCGACCACCGCATGATGATCCGGCATTTCCCTTACGCCCTGCTCGCCATCGTCGTGCTGGGCGCCCTGCTCACGCCGCCGGACGTGGTCTCGCAGATCCTGCTGGCACTGCCGCTGACGGTGCTCTACGGCTTCACCGTCGTGGTGGTCTATTTCATGAGGCGGAAGGACACGGGGACGGACGAGGGGGACGAGGGGGACGAAGAATAGACCGCTGGCCCTGAGCGTAGCGAAGTCGAAGGGTCACTCCACGATCACCAGCACCTGCCCGGATTCCACCGCCTCGCCGGTCTTGACGCGGATCTCCTTGATCGTGCCGGGGCTGGGGGCGCGCACCTCGTTCTCCATCTTCATGGCTTCGACGATCACCAGCCCCTGTCCCTTGGTTACGGTGTCGCCCTCGTTCACGAGCACGGTGACGACCTTGCCGGGCATGGGAATCTTGACCTCCTGGCGGCCGGACACCTCGATGCCGGACTGGTTGCTGCCGACCCGCACCTGGCGCTCGTCGGACATGCTGATGTGGTAGGTGCGGCCGTCGAGGAGCACGCGGTACTCGTCCTCGGTGGCGTCCACGTCGACGTCCACGTCGACGTCCACCTCGAAAGAGCGGTTGTCGATCAGGAGGGAGTAGTTGTTGCGTCCGGTGCGCCGCCCGTCCACGGTGAACTCGTGCCCGTCCACCACCACCTTGTAGATGGACTTCTCGGTCTCCGTGATGCGCACGACCGAGGTCTGGCCGCCGAGCTTTGCGATGAACGCCATGGCCTCACCACCCGCGTCCCGGCGCGGCCGCGTCGGGACGGAGCCGGAGCGCCTCCCGGCGCCCGACGTCGCGCCATCCCGATTCCTCCGCCGCGCCCTTCTCCACCATCTGCAGCGCCCGTTCCTGCTCCCGGTGCAGCGCCACGATGGCAGCGGAGGCCAGCGCCACGTGGCGGTTCGGGTAGACTTCCTCCCGCGCCATGTACCCGCGCTGCTCGTCCACGAACCCGGTGTAGAAGTCGCCCTCGATGAACCGCGGGTGGCGCAGCATCCACTGATGGAACGGTATGTTGGTCTTGACGCCGCGCACCTGGTACTCGCGCAGGGCGCGCTTGAGGCGCCGGATGGCCTCGGCGCGGTCCTCGCCCCAGACGATGAGCTTGGCGATCATGGGGTCGTAGTAGATGGGGATCTCCGCGCCCTCGTACACGCCGCAGTCGTTGCGGATGCCGAAGCCCTCGGGCAGGCGCAGCCCCTCGATCTTGCCCGGACAGGGCATGAAGTCGGTCTCGGGGTCCTCGGCGTAGATGCGGCATTCGATGGCATGGCCCGCGCCCTTGATCTGGCGTTGGGACCAGGGCAGGGGGTTGCCATCGGCCACGTTGATCTGTGCCTTCACCAGGTCGATGCCCATGACCCGCTCGGTGATGGCGTGCTCCACCTGCAGCCGGGTGTTCATCTCCAGGAAGTAGAAGTTCTTCTGGCGGTCCACCAGGAACTCCATGGTGCCGACCCCGGTGTACTTGAGCGCCTTGGCGCCCTGGGCCGCGGTCTTGCCCATGGCCTTCTGCATGCGCACGTCGATGCTCGGCGCGGGACACTCCTCGATGATTTTCTGGTGACGCCGCTGGATGGAGCACTCGCGCGTGAAGAGGTGCAGCACCTTGCCGTAGATGTCGGCCAGGAGCTGGACCTCAATGTGGCGGCAGCGCTCCAGGTACTTCTCGACGTAGAGCCGGGAGTCGCCGAAGGACGACGCCGCCTCGGAGCGCACCGC is a genomic window of Deltaproteobacteria bacterium containing:
- the accC gene encoding acetyl-CoA carboxylase biotin carboxylase subunit; this translates as MFKRILVANRGEIAVRIIRACRELDIESVAVYSEADRDALHVKYADYSYPVGPAPSAESYLRIDRIIDAARKSRAEAIHPGYGFLAENPAFARACGDAGIVFLGPAPDVIKQMGDKVHARALMKKAGLPVIPGSDDILSSEEEVLETAEAIGYPCVLKAVAGGGGKGLRLVESSDEVRSAFRAVRSEAASSFGDSRLYVEKYLERCRHIEVQLLADIYGKVLHLFTRECSIQRRHQKIIEECPAPSIDVRMQKAMGKTAAQGAKALKYTGVGTMEFLVDRQKNFYFLEMNTRLQVEHAITERVMGIDLVKAQINVADGNPLPWSQRQIKGAGHAIECRIYAEDPETDFMPCPGKIEGLRLPEGFGIRNDCGVYEGAEIPIYYDPMIAKLIVWGEDRAEAIRRLKRALREYQVRGVKTNIPFHQWMLRHPRFIEGDFYTGFVDEQRGYMAREEVYPNRHVALASAAIVALHREQERALQMVEKGAAEESGWRDVGRREALRLRPDAAAPGRGW